Below is a genomic region from Caldisericia bacterium.
ACTATCAGCCAGAGGCGTATGTTCCACAATCTGACCTTTACATTGAAAAGGATGCCGATATAAATGAAGACATAGTTAAATTGAGACATAAAACTTTGAGGAGTTTGATGGAGAGGAGGGATGTTATAGTTGTATCCTCTGTCTCATGTATATATGGGTGGGATGATCCAACAGAATTTTTAAAGGGGCTTATAACTATAAAAGTTGGTGATAGAGTTGATAGGAGATCCTTTGTAAGAGATTTGATTGTTCTTCAATACGAAAGAAACGATATAGACTTTTCAAGAGGGAAGATAAGGGTGAGGGGAGACACGGTGGATGTTTTCCCAACAGAAATGGATGTAGCAGTAAGAATTGAGTTTTTTGGGGATGAGGTGGAAAGTATAAGCCTTATTGATCCACTCCTTGGAACAAAGATTGAGGAGAGAGAATCCTTTGTCTTCTTCCCTGCAAAACAATTCTTGACAACAGAGGAGAGAATTAAGAAAGCTGTTGAGAGTATAAGAAGAGAACTTAAAGAGAGGGTTGAGTATTTCAAAAGAAAGGGAAAGTATCTTGAGGCAGAAAGACTCCTTCAGAGGACAAATTTTGATATTGAGATGCTTCTTGAGACTGGATACTGTAAGGGAATTGAAAATTACACAAGGCACTTCTCTGGAAGGAAACCTGGAGAGCCACCCTACACAATTCTTGACTACTTCCCTGAAGACTACATAACATTCATTGATGAATCACACATCACAGTTCCACAGGTGAGGGGAATGTATCTTGGAGATAGATCAAGAAAGGAAACCCTTGTTGAATATGGGTTCAGACTTCCATCTGCCCTTGATAACAGACCTCTTAAGTTTGATGAATTCCTTGAGAGGGTAAATCAGGTTATCTTTGTTTCAGCAACCCCATCAGATTATGAGCTTTCTGTTTCAGAACAGGTTGTAGAACAACTCATAAGACCAACAGGTCTTGTTGATCCAATGGTGGAGGTGAGACCTACTGAGAATCAGATTGAGGATTTAATTAATGAGATAAAGAAGAGGGTGGAGAAAAACGAGAGGGTGCTTGTTACAACGCTGACAAAGAGAATGGCAGAGGATTTAACAGAGTATCTCATAGAAAGGGGTCTTAAGGTAAAGTATCTTCACTCAGACATAGACACCATAAAGAGGGCTGAAATTTTAAGGGAACTTAGGGCTGGAGAGTTTGATTGCCTCGTTGGAATAAATCTATTGAGGGAAGGACTTGACCTTCCAGAGGTTTCTCTTGTTGCAATCCTTGATGCAGACAAGGAGGGATTTTTAAGGTCCTATGTATCCTTGATTCAAACCATAGGAAGAGCAGCGAGGAATGTGAGTGGGAAGGTTATAATGTATGCTGATAATATAACAGAGTCCATGAGAAAAGCAATAGATGAAACCAACAGAAGAAGAAAGATTCAAATGGAGTATAATAAAAAACATGGTATAAAACCTGAGACCATTAGAAAGGCGGTAAAGGATTTGATAGACCTTCCTTACAAAGGAAAAGAAGAGATTGAGGAATTTGCGAGAGTATCTCGTGGGAATCTCTCTCATGAAGAGATCAATTATCTCATTATGGAACTTGAGGAGGAGATGCATCTTAAGGCTGAAACCCTTGAGTTTGAAGAGGCTGCGCGAATTAGAGATAAGATCTTTGAACTTAAGAAACTATTAAAGAGAAAGGAGAAGAGATGATTTTATCTGTTTCCCTGAATCCGAAGATTGAAAAGATTGGAAGAGTTAAAAGATTTGTGGTTGGAAAGATGAACAAGATTGAAATAACAAAGGAAAGTTCAGGTGGAAGGGGAATAAATGCAGCAAGATTTATTAAAAAGATAGGGGGAGAGGTTGTCATAACAGGAATAATAGGGGGAAAGACTGGCGAGTACATAGAAGAGGAACTCAAAAGAGAAGGTTTGGACACAGATTTTTATGTGACAGAAGAGGAAAGTAGAATATCAATAAAGATATTTGATGAAAGGGGATTAAGAACTGATGTTTCTGAGACTGGACCACTTCTCTCTCCCATTGACACAAAAGGATTTGTAGATAAGTTTAAAGAGATCGTAAAGGATTTTGATGTGGTGCTTCTTTCTGGAAGCATACCCTCTGGTGTTCCTGAAAATATATACTTTAGGCTTATTACCATTGCAAAGGATGCTGGTAAGATTACAATTCTTGATACAGAGGGAGAACCACTTATTGAAGGTATAAAGGGAAGTCCAACCATTGCAAGGGTTGATAAACCAGATTTTGACAAAATCTGTGGCTCATCCCTCATCTCTCCAGCAAGGAGGATAAAAACAATAAAGGAACCAAAACCTGATATTATCATAGTTAACTTTGAGAAGGGGAACATACTCTTTAATTTTGAAGAGAAAGTCTATCACCTTCTATCCCCTGAAAAATTCAATGGAAACGATAGAGATGGTTTTAGAGATAGATTTATAGGTGCAATATCCTTCTTCCTTGACAATGGTAGTGATTACATAGATAGTATTAAAAAGGCTCTATCCATATCCCTTAAGGAGGGATTTAATTTTGAAAGAAAACTTGTGTTAAAGGAGGTATAAATGAGAATAAAGAGAGAGAAGGATATACTTTTTGCAGTTTTTGAGGAGGGAGAAAAAATCTCAGAATCTATGATGAAACTTATTAATGATCCAAGAATGGAAGAGACAGGAGTAATTTTAACTGCTCTTGGAATGATTAAAAATGTTGAGATAGGTTATGGTCTGTATGATGGAAGTAAAGTTGATTATGAAAACTCAATATTTACTGGTCCATTTGAGCTTCTTGGTTTCAGCGGATTCATTCTTAAAGGGGAAGAGAAACCCTATCACATTCATGTCTATCTTGGGGACAGAGATAAAAAGGCAATTGGTGGACATCTTATTGATGGAGAAGTCCACACATTCATAGAAATGGCAATTCTTGTATCAAATGCAAAGATAAAGAGAGAGATTTCAAATGGACTTCCCTTGTTAGATTTATGAAGAAATTTTTAAAGTGGCTTGTCATTTTAATTTCACTATTCCTTGTATACATATTTTTCATTGAACCAAATTTAGTTCTTATAACCAGAATAAACATTGAATCAGAAAAGATTTCAAAGGATATTGAAAAGATAAAGATTCTTGAAATTTCAGATCTACATATAAAGAATTTTGGAGTTAGGGAAAGGGAGGTTTTGTTTTTAATAAGAGCAATAAAACCTGATGTTATCTTCATAACTGGGGATTTCTATGAGAAATTGGATAAACTTTCAGAGGTTAAAAAATTTATCAGTGGCTTGAAGTTAAAAACCTATGCAGTTCTTGGAAACTGGGATTATTGGGCAGGGGATATTGACCCACTTATAAATATGCTTGAGAGAAATGAAATTGAAGTTTTAATGAATGACAATAGACTCTACTTTAAAAATGGGGATTTTATAAACATTGTTGGTGTAAGTGACCCATACACAGGACACGATGATATAGAAAGAGCAACAATGGGAATAAACAAAAAGAAATTTACAATACTTCTTTCTCATGCACCATGCATTGTAAATCATCTTAAGGATGAAAAATTTGACCTTATCATCTGTGGTCATACACATGGTGGACAGGTAAACATTCCCTTTGTTAAACCATTCTGGGCTCCAACAGAGACAAACTACATAAGGGGAATGTATGAGACAAAATGGGGAAAACTCTATGTAAACAGAGGTATAGGACTATCTGTTTTTCCCATAAGGTTCTTATGTCCTCCAGAGATAACACTTTTTACATTGAAGAGTAAAGAATGAAGGTTGTTCTCTCGCTTGGAAGTAATATTGGAGATAGGAGAAAAACAATTATAAAAACCATTTCAAAACTAAGGGAAAGGGTTAAGATAGAAAAGGTTTCATCTCTCTACGAAACAGAGCCATGGGGGTATAGAAAACAGAATAAATTTTTCAATGTGGTGATCTCCGGAGAAACAAATCTTAATCCAAAAAGTCTCCTCTTCTTTATAAAGAAAGTGGAGAAAGAGATGGGGAGAAGAGAAAGATTTAGATGGGGACCAAGGGAGATAGATGTGGATATTGTATTCTATGAAGATGTTATTCTTAAAGAAAAGGATTTAAAAATTCCCCATAAAGACTACAGAGATAGAGATTTTGTTATAGTGCCACTTCTTGAGATAGAAGATGAATTCATTGATCCTGAGAGAAAAAGAAAGGTAAGGGATTTATTTACTGTTAAAACTTTGGGAGAGGTTAAAAAAATTGAGGATTTTTCCTTTAAAAGAGACGTTTTCTCAGAATTTAATCTCACCCTTAAAAAAATCCCTTCAAATCTATTCTTTTTTAGGCCTCTTCCTTCAACACAGAAGTTCTTAAAGAAGAACTTTATTGAAAATACTTTAGTTGTAAGTTCTATCCAGACCGAAGGAAGGGGGAGAAAGGGGAACTTATGGATCTCTAAAAGAGGAGGTTTATGGTTTTCATTCACAGAAAGACCCGTTAAATCTATATATGCCCTTCCACTCCTCTCTGCCCTATCTGTGGGAAGGGCACTTAAAGAGATGGGGATTCATGGAGTAAATATAAAGATTCCAAATGATGTATACATAAAAGATAAGAAGGTATGCGGAATAATAAGTGAAGGAATCTTTAAAGATAAACTCATTGGAGAGGTAATAGGGGTTGGCTTAAATGTAAATTTGAATGAAGAGGATTTTAAAGGAACTTTTCTTAAACCTCCCACATCAATCTTTCTCACTATAAAGATATTATTTCTAATTTTTATAGGTTTAGGAGAAAGGAGATTATCTCTGAGCTTGTGGATGAATACAATCTTTTTGATAAACCATTTAAAATTATGAAGGATAAAGAACTTGTTGAGGTTTATGGGATTGATATGGATGAAGAATTAAATATAACAGTAAAACATTTAGATGGACACACTGAAAAAGTTCCACTCCACATGATACCTTAATCTACAATTTTTAGTTCCTTTAAGATTTTTTCTATATTCAAAATAGCCTCCTCATCATCCACAACGAGGGGTTTTCTTACATATGTTGAAATTGGAAATCCCATGAGTTTTAGAGCAATTTTAATACTTGAGGCAAAAGAGGTTCCAAATCTGTATATATCTGCTAACCTCGCTATAAATTCAGTGTTTTTCTTAAAGTCGGTAAGATCTCCCTCCTCAAAGTTTTTAATGATACTCGTCAGAACATCTGGGGCAATGTGGGATAGAGCAAGGATTCCCCCATCTCCACCAAGAATAAGGGTTGAGGAGAGATAAAATCCAAGCCCTGTAAGGACTGAAAAATCCTCCCTCTCTTTCTTTATCTTGAGTAGTAAATCTTTTATATAACCAAGACTATCTATTGTTGCCTTTACTCCTATAATTTTCTCCTCTTTAAGGGCAAGCTCTCTTATTAAATCCACACTAACGCTGTAGCCTGTGCATGAAGGAATGTTGTAGATAATTGTGTCCATCTCTGAAATTCTTGCTATAGATAGAAAGTAATCTTTGATCCCCTCTTTGTTTGGGATAAGATAAAAAGGAGGTGGTGAAACAATAGCGTCATATTCAAGTTCTTTCGCAAGATTTATGAGTTCTTCAACTTCTTTAAAGGAAGTGGAAGAGACATTGGCAAGTAGTTTCACATCTTTTCCTATAATTTCTTTTACAAAAACCATTATCCTTTTTCTCTCTTTTAATGTAAGGGATGTGAACTCTCCTGTAGTTGCATTTACAAAGAAACCTTGGACCTTTGGAGTAAGGAAGTTAATTATCTTTTCAAAACCATCAAAGTCTATCTCCCCATCCTCTTTAAATGGTGTTATAAGTGGTACAAAGATGCCATTAAACTTTCCCTTCATTTTTTTCTCCTTTCAATATAATTTTACAAAATCTTGTAAAAATAGAAAGGCTTTCACATGGAAACCTCAAATATCTTTAAGATGAAAGATACCTAAAAATACATCCCTGTTAAATTTTAGCATATTAATGGTAAAATATTATAAACGGAGAAAAATATGGAAGGAAAGATACTGAATGTAGATGATGAAGAATTTAACCTTGAATTTTTAAATGCATTCTTAACTTCCAGAGGATTTGAAGTTATAGATGCAAAAGATGGGAGAGAAGCTGTCATTCTTGCCACGGAGAAAAAACCAGATCTTATCCTTATGGATATAATGATGCCAATAATGGATGGCATTGAAGCAACGAGAATTTTAAAGAGAAACAAAAATACAAAGGATATACCTATCATTATTGTTACTGCCGCAGCACACAGAGAAAACAA
It encodes:
- the uvrB gene encoding excinuclease ABC subunit UvrB: MRLKERDKFILVSDYEPKGDQPQAIEKLVTGLRKGLRFQTLLGVTGSGKTYTMAQVIARVNRPTLVLSHNKTLAAQLYSEFRDLFPYNAVEYFVSYYDYYQPEAYVPQSDLYIEKDADINEDIVKLRHKTLRSLMERRDVIVVSSVSCIYGWDDPTEFLKGLITIKVGDRVDRRSFVRDLIVLQYERNDIDFSRGKIRVRGDTVDVFPTEMDVAVRIEFFGDEVESISLIDPLLGTKIEERESFVFFPAKQFLTTEERIKKAVESIRRELKERVEYFKRKGKYLEAERLLQRTNFDIEMLLETGYCKGIENYTRHFSGRKPGEPPYTILDYFPEDYITFIDESHITVPQVRGMYLGDRSRKETLVEYGFRLPSALDNRPLKFDEFLERVNQVIFVSATPSDYELSVSEQVVEQLIRPTGLVDPMVEVRPTENQIEDLINEIKKRVEKNERVLVTTLTKRMAEDLTEYLIERGLKVKYLHSDIDTIKRAEILRELRAGEFDCLVGINLLREGLDLPEVSLVAILDADKEGFLRSYVSLIQTIGRAARNVSGKVIMYADNITESMRKAIDETNRRRKIQMEYNKKHGIKPETIRKAVKDLIDLPYKGKEEIEEFARVSRGNLSHEEINYLIMELEEEMHLKAETLEFEEAARIRDKIFELKKLLKRKEKR
- a CDS encoding DNA-binding protein, which produces MRIKREKDILFAVFEEGEKISESMMKLINDPRMEETGVILTALGMIKNVEIGYGLYDGSKVDYENSIFTGPFELLGFSGFILKGEEKPYHIHVYLGDRDKKAIGGHLIDGEVHTFIEMAILVSNAKIKREISNGLPLLDL
- a CDS encoding metallophosphoesterase, whose translation is MKKFLKWLVILISLFLVYIFFIEPNLVLITRINIESEKISKDIEKIKILEISDLHIKNFGVREREVLFLIRAIKPDVIFITGDFYEKLDKLSEVKKFISGLKLKTYAVLGNWDYWAGDIDPLINMLERNEIEVLMNDNRLYFKNGDFINIVGVSDPYTGHDDIERATMGINKKKFTILLSHAPCIVNHLKDEKFDLIICGHTHGGQVNIPFVKPFWAPTETNYIRGMYETKWGKLYVNRGIGLSVFPIRFLCPPEITLFTLKSKE
- the folK gene encoding 2-amino-4-hydroxy-6-hydroxymethyldihydropteridine diphosphokinase; this translates as MKVVLSLGSNIGDRRKTIIKTISKLRERVKIEKVSSLYETEPWGYRKQNKFFNVVISGETNLNPKSLLFFIKKVEKEMGRRERFRWGPREIDVDIVFYEDVILKEKDLKIPHKDYRDRDFVIVPLLEIEDEFIDPERKRKVRDLFTVKTLGEVKKIEDFSFKRDVFSEFNLTLKKIPSNLFFFRPLPSTQKFLKKNFIENTLVVSSIQTEGRGRKGNLWISKRGGLWFSFTERPVKSIYALPLLSALSVGRALKEMGIHGVNIKIPNDVYIKDKKVCGIISEGIFKDKLIGEVIGVGLNVNLNEEDFKGTFLKPPTSIFLTIKILFLIFIGLGERRLSLSLWMNTIFLINHLKL
- a CDS encoding dihydrodipicolinate synthase family protein encodes the protein MKGKFNGIFVPLITPFKEDGEIDFDGFEKIINFLTPKVQGFFVNATTGEFTSLTLKERKRIMVFVKEIIGKDVKLLANVSSTSFKEVEELINLAKELEYDAIVSPPPFYLIPNKEGIKDYFLSIARISEMDTIIYNIPSCTGYSVSVDLIRELALKEEKIIGVKATIDSLGYIKDLLLKIKKEREDFSVLTGLGFYLSSTLILGGDGGILALSHIAPDVLTSIIKNFEEGDLTDFKKNTEFIARLADIYRFGTSFASSIKIALKLMGFPISTYVRKPLVVDDEEAILNIEKILKELKIVD